A region from the Cydia amplana chromosome 7, ilCydAmpl1.1, whole genome shotgun sequence genome encodes:
- the LOC134649365 gene encoding uncharacterized protein LOC134649365 yields the protein MSARNYLSAREKNINRYIDSLPHINSQKFAYRSELPALSASKNNLVNRNLNYSFEVPFRLGSAERPATPFSDFFSESETGTPDFRSEESDSSAGSALLRSTAEATRTLAAEWERIERTLYNEEGEKTNRPQIIEECKQWRQLHPQLRVIGKAMSLPEKRPSFRGIEHDEVIAMHYSDYEAFSESEERLSQSSTDVTPQNSPRISIENLSETKMQREKVNLFPMFGDEHELPDSFCSLLHITPIQIRSPLQRKRQNPFIKSEIASSRWMRNSRPESSVNYDRNSAKSFVSLDPSNYVTALSASERKNGINGRVITAKSRDLAKLEPLHTPEYHDTHRLRSAFGQHNNARKVSLPPLLLEEEKRKVSAGKKHNMKTRKSSKHVYNLDRLK from the exons ATGTCTGCGCGTAATTATTTATCAGCCCGTGAAAAGAATATTAACAGATACATTGATTCCTTACCGCATATAAATTCGCAAAAGTTTGCTTATCGTTCTGAGTTGCCTGCTCTATCGGCTAGCAAGAATAATCTAGTGAACCGTAACTTAAACTATTCTTTCGAAGTGCCCTTTCGTTTGGGCAGTGCTGAGAGACCTGCTACTCCATTTTCAGACTTCTTTTCGGAGAGTGAGACAG GGACCCCAGATTTCCGCAGTGAAGAAAGTGACAGCAGTGCAGGCTCAGCATTATTAAGGAGTACAGCAGAAGCCACAAGGACCTTGGCGGCAGAGTGGGAGAGGATAGAGCGGACTCTGTACAATGAGGAAGGGGAGAAAACCAATCGGCCACAGATCATCGAGGAGTGCAAGCAGTGGCGGCAGTTGCATCCACAGCTTAG GGTCATCGGAAAAGCTATGTCGCTACCAGAAAAGCGGCCATCATTCAGAGGAATCGAACATGACGAGGTAATAGCTATGCACTACAGTGATTACGAAGCATTCAGTGAAAGCGAGGAGCGCCTGTCTCAGAGCAGCACCGACGTCACACCTCAGAACTCCCCGAGAATATCCATAGAAAACCTGAGCGAGACCAAAATGCAGCGTGAAAAGGTAAATCTATTTCCTATGTTTGGAGATGAGCATGAGCTTCCAGACTCATTTTGCTCGCTCCTTCACATTACACCGATACAAATACGCAGTCCTTTACAAAGGAAACGACAGAATCCTTTTATAAAATCGGAAATCGCATCGTCACGCTGGATGCGCAACTCGCGACCTGAATCATCGGTAAACTATGATCGGAACAGTGCTAAGTCTTTTGTTTCTTTGGATCCGTCAAATTATGTAACGGCTCTGAGCGCTTCGGAGCGCAAAAACGGGATAAATGGCAGAGTTATCACGGCGAAAAGCAGAGATTTGGCCAAATTGGAGCCGCTACATACTCCTGAGTACCATGACACTCACAGGTTGCGCAGTGCGTTTGGCCAACATAATAATGCGAGAAAGGTTTCGCTTCCACCATTATTACTGGAGGAAGAAAAACGAAAAGTTAGTGCaggaaaaaaacataatatgaaaACGAGGAAATCATCAAAACATGTGTATAATTTGGACAGGCTTAAataa